GTCCTGTggagagagatgaaaaataacaacaacaacaaaaaaaataccgTGTCAAAACTCTGCAGCCCTCGTTGTCAGCTGTAAACACGCAGTCACGTACATCCGGTggggagggaaataaataagtagaatAGACTAGAAATGACGGGGCAGAAAGGCCTAAAGCTCGCAGGAGCTGAGTGCGGGCGGCCACGTGCTGCAGGCCGGACGCGTGCCGTCGCTAAGGGCCCCTAGCGACCGTTTCCCTCCAACCAGCGGCGCCGCCACGTCCTTCCGCTCCGTTCCTTGTCGTTCCGGGGCCGCGCTGGAGCCGGGCGGGAGGAGCGGCGGGAGCTGCGCGAGACACGACAAGGCACAGCGGGAACGGGAGCAcggggggcgggcggggagcggcggagCGCGGCGCGGAAGTAGCGGCCGCCGCACTGCAGGGCGGAACGGGCCCACCTCCGCTCCGCTCCCTTAACTGGGTTCTGCTGACCTTTAAAACGTTAAAGCTGGGCGCTGCGGGAGGGAGAGGTATCAAAGCGTGCACGAGTATTTAATTTATCTGGGATTAATTTTACGTTCCTGTTGTAAAGTCTGCAGAGCGTTttatctttgttgttttttcaattAGATGACGCTTGGCTTTATCTAAACAGTTCCCTTTGGACCACAGCTGGGGAATcgctgtttgtttgttttcgtTACGCGGAGCTGTTGGGTTCCATCATTTTTCAAGTGCGATCCCTGACATAAAAGGCAGCCTCGGTTCGCTAGAAGTAAACACGGGAATTACGGCTGAATAAAAGGCTGTTCCGTCAGTGTTACTGAACAAACGTGCACCTGCAGAATGAGTTTAGACTGTCAGTGCTTAGTGTCGAGTATATGGAGTATCACTGAGCTATTGTAGCTCTTCAGAAGTGTTAATTTAGCCTCAAGCTTCATTCCTggatggttttctttctctcacaaAGCTCTATGAACAAGAATTTCGTTTAGTTTCTTTGCCTGCCTGCACACGATACATTTCAGCACAGATCCAAGTCTACATATAGTTAGACCTTAAGCTTTCTGACCTGTAGACGTTGAATTCTTTATCAGTGCTTATGCCAAAAACTgatggggctgctcctgcaggaatGAACTGCCAGGCAGTGCTTCACAAGCTTGTGGACACAGATCCTGCccataggaaagaaaaaaaaacaaaaccaagcagcaAAGTTAGTAGGCTGAGCTATCAGGGTAAAATGATGAGTGTCTGTGCATTAAGAATACGGATCTCAAGTTCTCTCTGGCTGTTCACATGCTCCTGAAATCTGTTTGGGGCTCTTGGTACTACAATAAGTGGGTCAGATAGGATCATATGGAATCACAGGATTGTATAGAATAATCTCTTTCTAGTATAGCAGATCTTTATTTAACAGGTAAATCATACTGTCTGTTTCAGCTAACCATGTCTTTAAATTCATCTACAAttctaaatgaagaaaactcTCAAGGaccaaaaagaaatgttgcatGTTTGGAAAGTCTAGAACTGCAGACTCCACCATCATTTCAAGATGACCCGCTTCAAAACTTACAGTTGGCATCACAGAAAGTActtgaaaaggcaaaaaaaagtgGGAGATCAAAATGCCCACGATGCAGCGGCTCAAGGATGTTTTATTGTTACACCTGCTTTGTTCCTGTTGAAACTGTCCCTACCACAGAAATCCCAACAGTGAAGGTTAATATTtcttaagaatattttataatattctGGTGCCTTTTAGTTACTAGGGACATAGAACAGATGGTCTAccatcatttcttttctaattcaCTCTTTACAAACGGTAATTTTTAACATGGTTGTGATAATGTTTGAGTAAATGCCATTTAGATAAAACTATTGTTCTGATTTGAGAAGTTTCATGCACAGGCACTGACAGCTCGAATGTTTGTGTGCCTAATTGTTGGGAAGATAAGCTGAAGTCACTCAGGAGCGTtagttctctttgtttttaacagtttcGTTACCTTCATTCTTCAGCTTATAACAGCTCTGGCCTACAATATGTACTCTGAATAAGGTATGATTTGTCTGTAACCAAGTGTGAATGTGTAATACAGATGAGTATTCACACTTTCATTATATTGCTTAAATTAAGCCCATATCTTATCTATACTCTGATACTGTTTCTAGAGATTTTAACCACACCAGTGCTACAGCATTCCAAATTGCATTCATTGCATACTTAAGTATTTACATGAACTCAGAGAATGTGACAGGTGCTTCTTGTCACTTGTCTCTGGTTTAGAtctaaacataaaaaaaaattgcaaactATTTAAAGGAAGTATGTCTTAATTACATGCCAATAAGGATTTACCCTGAATTTTTTATAAGCTTTTGTGTATCTTTTGtacataataataaatacttctttctttctttactgctttAGTTACCTTTGAAGATTGACATCATTAAACACCCAAATGAAACTGATGGcaagagcactgctgtgcatgcTAAGCTCCTGGCACCTGATGATGTTACAATTTACAAGTACCCCTGCATTCcagaatacaaagaaagaagacatGAAGTAAGAAATTCCGGATAAATAACAGGGCTTTGTGCTGGGGAAAAACGGAGTTATCATCCATACCTCCTGCAGCTGATACTGCTGTCCTCTGGGCTCTCccagagagaggagaaagcacTATTCTGTTAATCCAGTCCATTCCATCTTGAGCTTCTCAAAGGATGGGCCAACAAATGTATAATGGTTATGGTCTCTCCCACAAACCTTGAAGATACCACAGCACCATCTAAGCATcttgaatttctgtttccagcACCTTAGATGGTAGATAATATGTGATACTTTGTACCATAAGTAGTATACCCAGGCATTCAAAAATAGTCAAATAGGTATTTTGCTCATCCTAGACAGCATCTGCCAGATTTAAACACCCTTAAAATTAAGcatcattcattattttaatgcaatCCTTTAGccttttagaaaataatatatataaaatattaatctttaaagagaaattcttGCTCTCTACTGACTTAAATGTTTGTGGGTGGGGCTCAaaagtttctgttctttaatgAAACAATTTGTACTGCTTCATTAGCATATTTCTCAGAtctcattaattttcttcattcaggTGGCACTTATCTTTCCCGGCCCCGATTCAGTTTCAGTAAAAGACATTGCTTTTCATCTCCAAAAATACTCCAGGAAAGGTGTTGGTGACTCTGACAATGGCTGTTCCAAAGAGCCGTTTCTTAAGAAAGCAAGAGTAGAacctacagaagaaaaagatttaaatgaaTGCATCTCAAGCAACATGAATGAAAGCACTAAACTGAAGAAAGTAATATTTATTGACAGTACCTGGAATCaaactaataaaataataactgaTGAAAGACTtcaaggtaaaaagaaaaaggttgttATTGCTACAGAATCGGTTAGGTAAAATGCTGATATACAAAATTGTATTAAAGTTCCCTACGTCCTCTTCTACTGACAAATCTCTTGTCCTTTTcatctcccttcttccctcaaAATCAAAGGTGGAGAGTGCTATACAAATAAGTAGGAATTCTGTCACAAGTTTTTacatcctttttaaaataatataagtTGATTTATCATTCAGGGCTCTACAGGAGAGACAAGGAAAATCCAGGGTATGTCAATCCTTTCTGCCTCAGCCTCAAAGATGATAAAGGTcttggagcatctcccatatgaggaaaagctgagagaccTGTATCTGTTCAGGGTACAGAAGACTGAGGGGATCTGAttgatgtttataaatattgaAAGCGTGGGACACAATTGGACAAAGCCAGACTCTCTTCAGTAATGTGTAGTGATAAGATGAGGAACAATGACCAAAAACTGGAAgacaggaagttccacacaaatacACAGATGAATATTACGGTTCTGGTGACAGAACGATGAAACAAACTGCCTAGAAAGATGGCAGGGTCTCCTTCTATGGTGATAATCAAGACCCATTTGGATGCCAAACTGTGTGACATACAGTCACACAGCTTCCAAACAAACCTGGGAACACAGAAGATTAGGGAAGGAGTAGAATTTCTGCCtcaaacagtattttcagtCGTTTACTAAGACCTCTTCAGAAAATTAACAGTATAGTTATAATAACTATGCGTGGCAGTAAAACCATGGAATTACTAACTACCGTGGGCACAAGCCATAGTTACTCATTACTTAAAATTTTCAGCGCTGGAATTTCTTGATTTGTTCCATCAAATTTCACAGTGAATCACAAAGAAGATATTGTTGctattttgcagctgaaaaatgaagGTCAGGGAGGGAAATGCGTGCAGGCAGCTAGCAGGCTAGCAGCAAAGCCAAAAGCAGAGCAACTGAGGGCTTGTTTGGCATCCTATCCCCCAATCCACCTTCTCTAATCCATGTCAATTTTTTGTTCTTGACAGGGTTACTACAAATTGAgttgaaaacaaggaaaacttgCTTTTGGCGTCATCAGAAAGGAAAGCCAGATACGTACCTTTCCACAATAGAagcaatttattatttctttgtggATTATCACCAGGAGATTTTGAAAGAGAACTACAAAGGACAATATGataatctgctttttttcttttcatttatgtaCACATTGATTAAAAATGCCAAGTGTGGCGCAGGAAAAGAATAAACTGTCTGTCTATAGGTAACAaccttttattctgtttcttttgtaatgATGATCTGTCGTAATTTTAACCTGACCGAAGTCTGGAAACAGATGGTACTTTTAGTCATGGCTAAGGGTTTTCCTCTAAAAGTAACCTTATGTGTGCATGACATGAATCGGTTAAGTGAACCGTGTGTGCATGACATGCACGCATGAGGCTGTAGAGCTATTCAGATGAGCAGTCTGATTTAAATTATTGATTTGAATAGAATTAATGGTTTACTGAATACTGTACTGTAGTGTTTGAACCTGGTCTGCTAATCACTGTGAATTTCTTCAGGTGGGGATTGGAGAAGTTGGCCCTTGTCCCATATGGATCTAACTCtaaaaaaaggattttgcattttgcttgttttattatttatgttttggaTGTTTCATATGTTTTATCCAGTACAGTTGATTTCAGCTATGTGACTTCAAAAGCTTCCTGAAGTTATTAGGACGGTATTTAATAGAGGACtggagaaaaaagtaaatgaaaagccACATTGAGTAAATGGAGTATAAATTACATACCTGATGATTGAATCCAGCAAATTGTCCTTGTAATAGAAAAGAGGTCTCTTTAAATGTCATTGT
The window above is part of the Coturnix japonica isolate 7356 chromosome 10, Coturnix japonica 2.1, whole genome shotgun sequence genome. Proteins encoded here:
- the DTWD1 gene encoding DTW domain-containing protein 1 encodes the protein MSLNSSTILNEENSQGPKRNVACLESLELQTPPSFQDDPLQNLQLASQKVLEKAKKSGRSKCPRCSGSRMFYCYTCFVPVETVPTTEIPTVKLPLKIDIIKHPNETDGKSTAVHAKLLAPDDVTIYKYPCIPEYKERRHEVALIFPGPDSVSVKDIAFHLQKYSRKGVGDSDNGCSKEPFLKKARVEPTEEKDLNECISSNMNESTKLKKVIFIDSTWNQTNKIITDERLQGLLQIELKTRKTCFWRHQKGKPDTYLSTIEAIYYFFVDYHQEILKENYKGQYDNLLFFFSFMYTLIKNAKCGAGKE